CGGTGAATGTGTTGATATGGATTGCGATGGCATCGCCACTGCCTATGAATCCTGGGAGACGGTCTACGTAGACGGCACATTCTACGTGGTTCGTATCGAAGACGGTAAGCTCCAGGTTTTTGGCCATGATGCCGGAAATACCTACCGGCCGGCCCTTTGTGACGGACCTTGTGCCTGGGAAGACTACGATTGTGACTTGATCCCGAATTGTTACGATCCGGATTGGACCGATGGCCCCGGTGAAAACGGAACCGGCAGTTCTTCTTGCGACATTTTTAACTGAAAAACAAGAACACACAAAAAAAGCGTGGGCCTTGCGACCCACGCCTTGTATGCCGTTCTAAATATTTTTAATACATTCCGCCCATGCCGCCACCGGGAGGCATTGCAGGCATCTTTTCACCTTCTTCTTCCGGTAGATCAGAAACGAGCGCTTCCGTTGTCAGCATAAGAGAAGCGATACTGGATGCATTGGTCAATGCAATGCGGCAAACTTTTGCCGGATCGATGATCCCTGCTTCCATCAGATCTTCTACCTTTTCAGATGCAGCATTGAAACCAACGCTGCCTCCTTCTCTTTTCAAGCGTTCCACGATGACCGATCCTTCTTCTCCTGCGTTCTGCGCAATCTGGCGAACCGGTTCTTCGAGCGCGCGACGTATGATATTAGCGCCAATCTGTTGATCGCCTTCCAACTTCAACGCTTCTACGCCTGTGATTCCTCGCAGATACGCAACTCCACCGCCAGGAACAATCCCTTCTTCTACCGCGGCTTTTGTGGCGTGCATCGCGTCTTCCACCCGGGCTTTCTTCTCTTTCATTTCGGTTTCAGTCGCAGCGCCCACTTTAATGACCGCCACTCCACCAACAAGTTTCGCAAGCCTTTCCTGAAGCTTTTCACGATCGTAGTCCGAAGTAGTATCTTCGCTCTGCCGTCGAATCTGCTTTACGCGAGCTTCAATGTCACCCCGTTTACCGTGGCCTTCTACGATTGTGCTATTGTCTTTGTCGATTACGATCTTTTTTGCCTGGCCAAGATCTTCCACCCGGACATTTTCCAATTTGATTCCGAGATCTTCGGAAATCACTTTTCCACCGGTCAGGATGGCGATGTCTTCCAGCATTGCTTTCCTGCGATCACCGAAACCAGGAGCCTTAACGGCTGCGGCATGCAAGGTGCCCCGCAGTTTGTTTACCACGAGTGTCGCCAGCGCTTCTCCTTCCACTTCTTCCGCAATAATCAGAAGAGGTTTACCCATTTTGGCAACCTGTTCCAGAACAGGCAGAAGGTCCTTCATGCCGCTGATCTTTTTCTCGTAGAGAAGGATCAACGGATTTTCCAGTACGACTTCCATTCTTTCCGGATCCGTTACGAAGTAGGGCGAAAGATAACCGCGATCGAATTGCATCCCTTCCACAACTTCGAGCGAAGTCTCCATCGATTTCGCTTCTTCCACCGTGATGACTCCATCTTTTCCGACTTTTTCCATCGCTTGCGCAATGATGTTTCCGATGGTTTCATCGTTGTTAGCGGATACGGTTCCTACCTGTGCGATCTCCTTTCCTTTTACGGACTGGCTCATCTTCCTGATTTCTTCCACTGCAGCTGCCACCGCTTTTTCGATTCCCCGTTTGAGGTCCATTGGATTGGAACCTGCGGCAACATTCTTGCAACCTTCGCGAAAAATTGCCTGAGCCAGAACGGTTGCTGTGGTGGTGCCATCTCCTGCGATATCACTGGTCTTGCTGGCAACTTCACGAACCATCTGAGCGCCCATATTCTCCCAGGGATCTTTCAGTTCGATTTCTTTCGCAACAGTCACACCATCTTTCGTGATTGTAGGAGAACCGAACTTTTTCTCCAGAATGACATTGCGTCCTTTAGGACCCAGCGTAACCTTTACGGCATCCGCGAGTTTGTTTACGCCCTTTAAAATAGATTGACGTGCTTCTTCACCATATTGAATTTGTTTCGCCATTCTGAACCTCCTTATCGCTTGATCACGCCAAGAACTTCTTCTTCGCGCAAAATAATGTATTCAACATCCTGAAGCTTGACTTCCGTTCCGGAATATTTTCCAACCAGGATCCGGTCCCCCACCTTTACGTCCAGAGGAACTCGTTCTC
The bacterium genome window above contains:
- the groL gene encoding chaperonin GroEL (60 kDa chaperone family; promotes refolding of misfolded polypeptides especially under stressful conditions; forms two stacked rings of heptamers to form a barrel-shaped 14mer; ends can be capped by GroES; misfolded proteins enter the barrel where they are refolded when GroES binds); translated protein: MAKQIQYGEEARQSILKGVNKLADAVKVTLGPKGRNVILEKKFGSPTITKDGVTVAKEIELKDPWENMGAQMVREVASKTSDIAGDGTTTATVLAQAIFREGCKNVAAGSNPMDLKRGIEKAVAAAVEEIRKMSQSVKGKEIAQVGTVSANNDETIGNIIAQAMEKVGKDGVITVEEAKSMETSLEVVEGMQFDRGYLSPYFVTDPERMEVVLENPLILLYEKKISGMKDLLPVLEQVAKMGKPLLIIAEEVEGEALATLVVNKLRGTLHAAAVKAPGFGDRRKAMLEDIAILTGGKVISEDLGIKLENVRVEDLGQAKKIVIDKDNSTIVEGHGKRGDIEARVKQIRRQSEDTTSDYDREKLQERLAKLVGGVAVIKVGAATETEMKEKKARVEDAMHATKAAVEEGIVPGGGVAYLRGITGVEALKLEGDQQIGANIIRRALEEPVRQIAQNAGEEGSVIVERLKREGGSVGFNAASEKVEDLMEAGIIDPAKVCRIALTNASSIASLMLTTEALVSDLPEEEGEKMPAMPPGGGMGGMY